The Echinicola rosea genome has a segment encoding these proteins:
- a CDS encoding RNA polymerase sigma factor — translation MTSLSLSYSEKGDTQLWLDMKAGDLEAFEQIYRDHVDFIIRYGNSFTDDQTVIDDCVQEVFCRIWQKRSLLKVTNNVRYYVMAAFRKELLKFLKKRSKSNSLFGVLFPGAGVNFEASLEVDIIREESRRSQIELLNRAMVKLSSRQREVVYLKFYNELSIDEIKDVMALDRKAVYNALSKAMMVMRKELKK, via the coding sequence ATGACTTCATTAAGTCTTTCATATTCCGAAAAAGGTGATACCCAGCTTTGGTTGGATATGAAGGCAGGTGATTTGGAAGCTTTTGAACAGATCTATCGCGACCATGTGGATTTTATCATCCGATATGGAAACAGCTTTACGGATGACCAAACGGTGATTGATGACTGTGTCCAAGAAGTGTTTTGCAGGATTTGGCAAAAACGGTCCTTGCTAAAGGTGACGAATAATGTCCGCTATTATGTGATGGCGGCTTTTCGGAAAGAGTTATTGAAATTCTTGAAAAAAAGATCCAAGAGCAATTCACTGTTCGGAGTACTATTTCCTGGAGCCGGAGTGAATTTTGAGGCTTCCTTGGAGGTGGATATTATTAGAGAGGAATCGAGGAGGAGTCAAATAGAACTGCTCAATAGGGCCATGGTAAAACTGAGTTCCAGGCAGCGGGAAGTGGTTTACTTGAAGTTTTACAATGAACTGTCCATAGACGAAATAAAAGATGTGATGGCGCTAGATCGCAAGGCTGTGTACAATGCCCTTTCCAAAGCAATGATGGTCATGAGGAAAGAGCTCAAAAAATAA
- a CDS encoding SusC/RagA family TonB-linked outer membrane protein: MKLNVPNPHLVLKSTALWLAFQFLGMGLLMAEATNDRPTNQEKDLFVNLYFDQNSLAEAFGVIESKTDFKFSYDATDLDPTLRISKQFINAPLESVLSYLGKEGHLEFKRINKTINVVALGPPSENLSERTIKGVVKDPSGITIPGVNIIEVGTTNGTATDINGEFSMTLTTTNPVIKLSFVGYQAKEIKIGASSVYEVVLEEDQKALDEVVVVGFGEQKKVSVVGSVTTIEPKELKIPTSNLSQSFAGRLSGVVAVQRSGEPGRDAAQFWIRGLATFGNTNPLVFMDGIEISISDMNSIDPMNIENFSILKDASATAIYGARGANGVILIETKRGEIMDKPQVNIMMENSFMGPTQLPEFADAVTFMEMYNTARKNQNPFQPPKFTEAKIEGTRQGLDPYVFPNVNWMDELFKDFSTRQYANVNVRGGGKMAKYYMAVSYYKDQGILQKTDVNDFNNNIDQNRYNFVNNITVNVSPTTELELNINADIIDYNGPAVDASGIFNNVMNSNPVRFPVTYPAQEETGYIWFGNKTGGFVNNAFYNPYADMVKGYKERNNSTLMSTVRIRQDLKAITEGLTFSGMASFKNWSSSEIIRSFEPYFYEMTSYEYDEATGQYNYNLGLIGQGGQEALSQEGANNGDRSLYFQTSLNYNRSFGKHDIGGLFVYLQRQYNTNIVGGNLTASLPSRNQGISGRVTYAYDERYLVEANFGYNGSENFIEGKRFGFFPSVALGYVISNEDFFYGLTNTFSLLKLRGSFGVSGNDRIGNERFPYLSNVNLGADNGYTFGQNFNNSRSGVMINRYANPNITWEEGQKLNLGMDVELFGKMMLNVDVFKETRSGIFMQRNTVPGTIGVGDAKPYANLGKVENKGVDLTLAYTQSFGNDLLVSTRGTFTFARNKVLERDEPNRLYPYLSGIGRPINQLWGLQAERLFIDQAEIDAHSTQTFSGQYYPGDIKYTDVSQAYDELSQIDANDKVPMGHPTVPEITYGFGVNVIYKKFDVGILMQGVANTSFFINDIQPFAQNERNVLKAIADDYWTAENQNFNAFYPRLSEFDNPNNTQNSSWWLRSGAFVRLKHAEIGYQYSPKVRFYSNGVNLMTFSKFKLWDPEQGGGNGLGYPPQRVINIGVQINL, encoded by the coding sequence ATGAAATTAAATGTACCAAATCCCCATTTGGTATTGAAAAGTACTGCCCTATGGCTTGCCTTTCAATTTTTGGGAATGGGATTGCTCATGGCCGAAGCTACAAACGACAGGCCAACTAATCAGGAAAAGGACCTATTTGTCAATTTGTACTTTGATCAAAATAGCCTTGCTGAAGCCTTCGGTGTCATCGAATCAAAAACTGATTTCAAATTTTCGTACGATGCGACCGATCTTGATCCCACGCTTAGGATCAGTAAACAGTTTATCAATGCTCCACTCGAAAGTGTATTAAGTTACCTTGGTAAGGAAGGCCACTTGGAATTTAAACGGATCAATAAGACCATTAATGTAGTGGCTTTGGGTCCCCCCTCGGAGAATCTTTCAGAGAGAACGATCAAAGGGGTGGTAAAAGACCCGTCCGGAATTACTATTCCTGGTGTGAACATCATAGAAGTGGGGACTACCAATGGTACTGCCACTGACATCAATGGTGAGTTCAGCATGACGCTCACGACCACTAATCCCGTGATAAAATTGTCTTTCGTTGGCTATCAGGCCAAGGAAATCAAAATAGGCGCCTCCAGCGTGTATGAGGTGGTGTTGGAAGAAGATCAGAAAGCACTCGATGAGGTGGTTGTGGTAGGCTTTGGAGAACAAAAAAAGGTGTCAGTAGTCGGATCCGTGACCACTATCGAACCCAAGGAGCTGAAGATTCCTACCTCCAATCTCTCCCAGTCATTTGCTGGCCGACTTTCAGGAGTGGTGGCCGTACAGCGTTCGGGTGAGCCAGGTCGTGATGCGGCGCAATTTTGGATCAGGGGATTGGCCACTTTTGGCAATACCAACCCCTTGGTGTTTATGGACGGAATCGAAATTTCCATCAGTGACATGAACAGCATAGATCCCATGAATATCGAGAATTTTTCTATTCTGAAAGACGCTTCTGCGACGGCCATATACGGTGCCAGAGGGGCTAATGGCGTGATATTGATCGAAACCAAGCGTGGCGAAATCATGGATAAACCCCAAGTGAATATCATGATGGAAAATTCATTTATGGGGCCTACCCAGCTGCCGGAATTTGCTGATGCGGTGACCTTCATGGAAATGTACAACACAGCACGTAAAAACCAGAACCCTTTTCAGCCTCCGAAGTTTACCGAAGCGAAGATCGAAGGCACCAGACAGGGCCTCGACCCCTACGTTTTTCCAAATGTAAACTGGATGGATGAGCTTTTTAAGGACTTCTCTACTCGCCAATATGCCAATGTAAACGTCCGTGGAGGCGGTAAAATGGCCAAATATTACATGGCGGTGTCCTATTATAAGGACCAAGGGATATTGCAAAAAACTGATGTCAATGATTTTAATAACAACATAGATCAGAACCGCTATAATTTTGTCAATAATATCACGGTAAACGTTTCCCCTACTACTGAACTGGAACTGAATATCAATGCAGATATTATTGATTATAATGGTCCTGCGGTAGATGCTTCGGGGATATTTAACAATGTGATGAATTCCAATCCGGTGCGTTTTCCGGTGACTTATCCTGCGCAAGAGGAAACAGGCTATATCTGGTTTGGTAACAAAACGGGAGGTTTTGTCAACAATGCCTTTTATAATCCCTATGCGGACATGGTGAAAGGCTATAAGGAACGGAATAATTCCACTTTGATGTCCACAGTAAGGATCAGGCAAGATTTAAAAGCGATTACCGAAGGACTTACATTTTCGGGAATGGCCTCTTTTAAAAACTGGTCATCTTCAGAGATTATCCGTTCTTTTGAACCTTATTTTTATGAAATGACCTCTTACGAGTATGATGAAGCCACAGGACAGTACAATTATAATCTTGGGCTGATCGGGCAAGGAGGACAAGAGGCCTTGAGCCAGGAAGGGGCAAATAATGGTGATCGTTCATTGTATTTTCAGACATCCTTAAATTATAACAGGTCTTTTGGTAAGCATGATATTGGTGGTCTTTTTGTTTACCTTCAGCGGCAGTATAATACCAACATAGTAGGAGGTAACCTGACAGCTTCATTGCCAAGTAGAAACCAAGGGATTTCTGGCAGAGTGACCTATGCCTATGACGAGCGCTATTTAGTAGAGGCCAATTTTGGGTACAATGGCTCCGAAAACTTTATAGAGGGCAAAAGGTTTGGGTTTTTTCCCAGTGTGGCATTGGGCTATGTGATCAGTAATGAAGATTTTTTCTATGGACTTACCAATACCTTTAGTCTTCTGAAACTGAGAGGATCATTTGGGGTGTCAGGAAATGATCGGATCGGTAATGAGAGATTTCCATATCTAAGTAATGTCAACTTGGGTGCAGATAATGGTTACACCTTTGGGCAGAATTTTAATAACAGTAGAAGTGGGGTGATGATCAATCGCTATGCGAATCCTAACATCACTTGGGAAGAAGGCCAAAAGCTGAACCTCGGAATGGATGTAGAGCTTTTTGGTAAAATGATGCTTAACGTGGATGTGTTCAAGGAAACGAGGAGTGGGATCTTTATGCAGCGGAACACCGTGCCGGGCACCATCGGTGTGGGGGATGCCAAGCCGTATGCCAATCTAGGGAAAGTAGAGAACAAGGGCGTGGACTTGACCTTGGCCTATACACAGTCATTTGGGAATGACCTGCTCGTTTCCACCCGGGGTACGTTCACCTTTGCTAGGAATAAGGTACTCGAACGCGATGAACCCAATAGGTTATATCCTTACTTGAGCGGGATAGGTAGACCGATCAACCAGCTATGGGGGCTTCAAGCAGAGCGCCTCTTTATCGATCAGGCGGAAATAGACGCTCATTCCACACAGACGTTTAGTGGGCAGTATTACCCTGGGGATATTAAGTATACAGATGTCTCCCAAGCATACGATGAACTGTCCCAGATCGATGCCAACGATAAGGTGCCGATGGGACATCCCACTGTGCCTGAAATTACCTATGGTTTTGGTGTCAATGTCATCTATAAGAAATTTGATGTAGGCATTTTGATGCAGGGAGTGGCCAATACATCTTTCTTTATCAATGACATCCAGCCTTTTGCCCAAAATGAACGCAATGTGCTGAAGGCCATAGCGGATGACTATTGGACAGCCGAAAACCAAAACTTCAATGCCTTTTACCCTCGGCTGTCAGAATTTGACAATCCAAACAATACCCAGAACTCTTCTTGGTGGCTTCGCAGCGGGGCATTTGTTCGCCTGAAACATGCAGAGATCGGCTATCAGTACAGCCCCAAAGTACGGTTCTACTCCAATGGAGTCAACTTGATGACATTTAGCAAATTCAAGTTATGGGATCCAGAGCAGGGTGGAGGAAATGGACTGGGCTATCCGCCACAACGGGTGATCAATATTGGTGTTCAGATTAACCTTTAA
- a CDS encoding 6-pyruvoyl trahydropterin synthase family protein: protein MRVAVYRKEHFNAAHRLHNADWSEEKNEQVFGKCNNPSYHGHNYDLHVKLVGPIDPATGYVYDMKVLSDMIRTKVIKKFDHKNLNLDTDEFKELNPTAENIAVVIWNILRKEIEEKYDLTVRLYETERNYVEYDGH, encoded by the coding sequence ATGAGAGTAGCGGTTTATCGCAAAGAGCATTTTAATGCGGCACATCGATTACACAATGCCGATTGGTCGGAAGAGAAAAATGAGCAAGTTTTTGGTAAATGCAATAACCCTAGCTATCATGGTCATAATTATGACCTTCATGTGAAGCTGGTGGGGCCGATAGATCCTGCTACCGGCTATGTTTATGACATGAAAGTCCTGAGTGATATGATCAGGACGAAAGTAATAAAGAAGTTTGACCATAAGAATTTAAACCTGGATACAGATGAATTCAAAGAACTCAACCCAACTGCAGAAAACATTGCTGTGGTTATTTGGAATATTTTAAGGAAAGAAATTGAAGAAAAATACGATCTAACGGTTCGATTATATGAAACAGAAAGGAATTATGTTGAATACGACGGGCATTGA
- a CDS encoding DUF5126 domain-containing protein yields MKKITLYISALCFTWSLVTGCVSDEDISLPTGPSSIETEAGYGEVVFTWVFPEDPAAEFVQVNYQNAEGEELHQKFSRHAETAIIAGLEERSYTFDVMVGDKEGNLSAPQSVTVTPNKPPHLFVAETVKLEPDFGSIQVLWENATEREVAVNVAYMDVNGQSKVAVFNSSDPEGLGEISDAAFEEQHYEIHVSNPVGAQSAVQTVLLAPFAESAFDKSEWEVVEISAEEEEGQKYNLYDDDVSTIWHSPWSWSQPDYPHYFVIDLKEQKIISRVGLVNRQNDTRGMTKVGFSGSVDNENWVDFGEFDFEQINEEQKFRLSANPSIRYLKVTPLEGTNFFTFLAEVNIYGQ; encoded by the coding sequence ATGAAAAAAATAACATTATATATTTCTGCCCTATGTTTTACATGGTCATTGGTCACAGGATGTGTCAGTGACGAAGACATCAGCCTTCCTACAGGCCCGTCGAGTATTGAGACGGAGGCAGGTTACGGTGAGGTGGTGTTTACTTGGGTGTTTCCGGAAGATCCCGCGGCTGAATTTGTGCAGGTAAATTATCAAAATGCCGAAGGTGAGGAATTGCACCAAAAATTCAGTAGGCATGCCGAAACAGCTATAATAGCAGGGCTTGAAGAGCGGTCCTATACGTTTGATGTCATGGTGGGTGATAAGGAAGGCAACCTGTCGGCTCCACAGTCGGTGACAGTGACTCCAAATAAACCGCCACATCTTTTTGTTGCTGAGACGGTGAAGTTAGAGCCGGACTTTGGTAGTATACAAGTGCTTTGGGAAAATGCGACTGAGCGCGAAGTAGCCGTGAATGTGGCCTACATGGACGTGAATGGGCAGTCTAAAGTGGCCGTTTTCAATTCCAGTGATCCTGAGGGGCTTGGAGAGATTTCTGATGCCGCATTCGAAGAACAGCACTACGAAATTCATGTGAGCAATCCCGTGGGTGCACAATCAGCAGTACAGACTGTTTTGCTGGCACCATTTGCGGAATCCGCCTTTGATAAGAGTGAATGGGAGGTAGTCGAGATCTCCGCTGAAGAAGAGGAAGGTCAAAAGTATAACCTATATGACGATGATGTCAGTACCATCTGGCACTCGCCTTGGTCTTGGTCCCAGCCAGATTACCCCCATTATTTTGTGATCGACCTAAAAGAACAAAAAATCATCAGTCGGGTGGGACTTGTCAATAGACAAAATGACACCAGGGGGATGACCAAAGTGGGTTTTTCAGGTAGTGTGGATAATGAAAACTGGGTGGATTTTGGCGAGTTTGATTTTGAGCAGATCAATGAGGAACAAAAATTCAGGCTTTCTGCCAACCCCTCTATTAGGTATTTAAAAGTAACTCCTCTCGAAGGAACCAATTTCTTTACCTTTTTGGCGGAGGTAAATATTTATGGACAATAA
- a CDS encoding RagB/SusD family nutrient uptake outer membrane protein: MQIKNIINKLSVGLLLSGALSMGACDYLDIVPDDVSTVEDAFKRPNEAMNFLYSLYGFMPAENDMFSAIALWGTDELVTPWDRSHYYAKRMMRGELNATDPFFDYWTPSGDIDMYDGIRQCYIFLDNIDGTPGFSEAEVTRMKGEATFLIAYYHFNLLRQYGPIVLMRGEVAFDAPEEEYFAAREPYDECVSFIAGKFDEAISLLPSSVASASELGRVTKVIAQSIKSRMYLYAASPLFNGNAEFYQDFTNKDGTPLMNTRYAEEKWLLALEETKKAIDQAEALGKQLYEHELVDGAPSEQGKLNYRYSMVQPWNEEVVWGYSRPEPYYGWQRHSMPRVAGAAYNGQAPSISMVERYYTKNGLPIDVDPEFDYTDRYDLADSTILLHRDREPRFYASIAYDRGVFLANSTEVVMHMREGEEHGWSSGQNNYSPTGYLVQKGVHPESIITTSQNQVINYPWPLVRLGELYLSYAEALNEYYGAARHTEVIEYLDEIRQRAGVPTIQEAWSRVGKTSFSKEEMREIIKQERNIELAFEGHRTWDVRRWKEGDENFNTVARGLEITANAPEDFYKVVNAENRIFNTPSYYLFPIRISELEINQNLVQNPGW; encoded by the coding sequence ATGCAAATTAAGAATATAATAAATAAACTGTCTGTAGGCCTGCTGTTGTCAGGAGCGCTTTCTATGGGGGCATGTGATTATTTGGACATTGTGCCGGATGATGTCAGTACCGTCGAAGATGCCTTTAAACGCCCCAATGAGGCCATGAATTTTCTGTACTCCCTGTACGGATTTATGCCAGCTGAGAATGACATGTTCAGTGCCATAGCACTTTGGGGTACGGATGAGCTGGTGACACCTTGGGACAGATCCCACTATTATGCCAAGCGAATGATGCGGGGAGAGTTAAATGCTACCGATCCGTTTTTTGACTACTGGACTCCCAGTGGCGACATAGACATGTATGATGGGATCAGACAATGTTATATTTTCTTGGACAACATTGACGGTACACCTGGTTTTTCGGAGGCAGAAGTGACGCGGATGAAAGGAGAGGCGACTTTTCTTATTGCCTATTATCACTTCAATCTTCTTCGTCAGTACGGGCCGATTGTATTGATGAGGGGAGAGGTCGCTTTTGATGCGCCAGAAGAAGAATATTTTGCAGCAAGGGAGCCTTATGATGAGTGCGTCTCTTTTATAGCTGGGAAATTTGATGAGGCGATCTCCTTGCTCCCCAGCAGTGTGGCTTCGGCAAGTGAACTGGGACGGGTAACCAAAGTGATCGCCCAGTCCATAAAATCCCGCATGTACCTTTATGCAGCCAGTCCGCTGTTTAATGGTAATGCAGAATTTTATCAGGATTTCACCAACAAGGATGGGACTCCTTTGATGAACACACGATACGCTGAAGAAAAGTGGCTTTTGGCTTTGGAGGAAACCAAAAAGGCAATTGACCAAGCGGAGGCGTTGGGCAAGCAGCTATATGAACATGAACTGGTGGATGGAGCGCCAAGCGAGCAAGGGAAGCTGAACTATCGGTATTCGATGGTGCAGCCGTGGAATGAGGAAGTGGTGTGGGGCTACAGCCGTCCAGAGCCTTATTATGGCTGGCAAAGGCACAGCATGCCAAGGGTGGCAGGTGCCGCATATAACGGGCAGGCACCTTCCATATCCATGGTGGAGCGGTATTACACCAAAAATGGACTGCCAATTGACGTAGATCCTGAATTTGACTACACCGATAGGTACGATCTAGCGGATAGTACTATTCTGCTGCATAGAGACAGGGAGCCGAGGTTTTATGCTTCCATTGCCTATGATCGGGGAGTGTTTTTGGCCAACAGTACCGAAGTGGTCATGCATATGCGTGAAGGGGAAGAGCATGGGTGGTCCAGTGGCCAAAACAATTATTCCCCTACCGGATATTTAGTCCAGAAAGGAGTCCACCCTGAGTCCATCATTACCACCAGTCAAAACCAAGTCATCAACTATCCTTGGCCATTGGTAAGGCTCGGAGAGTTGTATCTCAGCTACGCCGAAGCCTTGAACGAATATTATGGCGCAGCCAGACATACCGAGGTGATCGAGTACCTAGATGAGATCCGACAAAGAGCCGGAGTGCCGACTATTCAGGAGGCTTGGTCACGTGTGGGTAAGACCTCCTTCTCCAAAGAGGAGATGAGAGAGATCATCAAGCAAGAAAGAAATATCGAGTTGGCTTTTGAGGGTCATCGTACTTGGGATGTCAGAAGATGGAAAGAAGGGGATGAAAACTTCAATACAGTGGCCAGAGGATTGGAGATCACTGCCAATGCTCCTGAAGATTTCTATAAGGTGGTCAATGCAGAAAACAGGATTTTCAACACTCCTTCTTACTACCTGTTCCCCATTAGGATCTCCGAGTTGGAGATCAACCAAAACCTAGTTCAAAATCCCGGATGGTAA
- a CDS encoding FecR family protein encodes MKKTNNHYSDYKIQDFLTDESFIDWARGLSVEEDWTYILEQHPHLVPLAAAAKKQLLAIKFGGEEVEELRKDKLFNKVQSRISKENREDNIVPINTKYPQTERSKHFLWLAAVSIAILSLAGIAWWQGGLHFGLETKSGKYLTKETAKGQKLTAILSDGSKVMLNAGGKIGYREFFSDTARVVHLEGEAFFEVAKDKKRPFRVVTGKTVTTALGTSFNIREGLEDVAISLLTGKVGVDISDSEGVKVATSLLPGEQVVADLGEEVSFVKEAFNPDEVTAWQRDILLFKNASSREVFQKIELWYGVEIHTSDDSKFRKDWNYTGSFEGERLEDVLASIGFVKGFNYSIKKNNQVYLN; translated from the coding sequence TTGAAAAAAACAAATAACCATTACTCGGATTACAAAATCCAGGACTTTTTGACAGATGAGTCCTTTATCGATTGGGCGAGAGGCCTGTCAGTCGAGGAGGATTGGACTTATATTTTGGAACAACACCCGCACTTAGTTCCCTTAGCAGCAGCAGCAAAAAAACAGTTATTGGCCATTAAGTTTGGAGGAGAAGAGGTCGAGGAGCTCCGTAAGGACAAGCTCTTTAATAAGGTCCAAAGCAGGATCAGTAAAGAAAATCGCGAGGACAATATCGTCCCAATAAACACCAAGTATCCCCAAACCGAACGAAGCAAGCATTTCCTATGGCTGGCAGCGGTCAGCATAGCGATATTGTCCCTGGCAGGGATAGCATGGTGGCAGGGAGGGCTACACTTCGGCTTGGAGACCAAGTCAGGAAAGTACTTGACCAAGGAAACGGCCAAAGGACAAAAGCTGACCGCTATTTTGAGTGATGGCTCGAAGGTAATGCTAAATGCAGGAGGGAAGATTGGGTACCGGGAATTTTTCAGTGATACCGCAAGGGTCGTGCACCTAGAAGGAGAAGCTTTTTTTGAAGTAGCAAAAGATAAAAAAAGGCCATTTCGTGTGGTCACTGGCAAGACAGTTACTACGGCATTAGGTACATCATTTAATATCCGAGAGGGCTTAGAGGATGTTGCTATTTCATTGTTAACGGGGAAAGTGGGTGTGGATATTTCGGATAGCGAAGGAGTGAAAGTGGCTACGTCCCTTTTACCAGGAGAGCAGGTGGTAGCGGATTTAGGTGAGGAAGTGTCCTTTGTGAAAGAGGCTTTTAACCCTGATGAGGTCACTGCTTGGCAAAGGGATATTCTGCTCTTCAAAAATGCCTCCAGCAGGGAGGTCTTTCAGAAAATAGAACTGTGGTATGGAGTAGAAATACATACCAGTGATGATAGTAAGTTTCGAAAGGACTGGAATTATACCGGAAGTTTTGAAGGAGAACGCCTTGAAGACGTGTTGGCGAGCATTGGCTTTGTCAAAGGATTTAACTACAGCATAAAAAAAAATAATCAAGTCTACCTAAACTAA
- the folE gene encoding GTP cyclohydrolase I FolE translates to MKQKGIMLNTTGIDIDRSVDEIGDEHIGTSHETPLREDAFEMDDELKMELIEKHFKDIMHVLGLDLTDDSLSGTPRRVAKMFVQEVFSGLDPKNKPDVKLFENKYKYSEMLVEKDITFFSHCEHHFVPIYGKAHVAYISNGNVIGLSKINRIVQYFAKRPQVQERLTMQIGNELKEILGTDDVAVVIDAHHMCVSSRGVQDVNSKTVTSFYSGKFDKDDGTRKEFMQYIALK, encoded by the coding sequence ATGAAACAGAAAGGAATTATGTTGAATACGACGGGCATTGATATAGACAGGTCAGTAGATGAAATAGGGGATGAGCACATTGGCACATCCCACGAGACTCCCTTGCGAGAAGATGCCTTTGAAATGGATGATGAGCTCAAAATGGAGCTGATCGAGAAGCACTTCAAAGATATCATGCATGTGCTGGGGCTGGACTTGACCGATGATAGCCTGAGCGGGACTCCGCGTCGTGTAGCGAAGATGTTTGTACAGGAAGTGTTTAGTGGGTTAGACCCAAAGAACAAGCCTGATGTAAAGCTTTTTGAAAATAAGTATAAGTACAGTGAGATGCTTGTAGAAAAGGACATTACCTTCTTTTCACATTGCGAGCATCATTTTGTGCCTATTTATGGAAAGGCCCATGTGGCTTATATTTCCAATGGCAATGTAATCGGACTGTCCAAGATCAACCGTATCGTCCAGTATTTTGCTAAAAGACCGCAGGTTCAGGAGAGGCTCACCATGCAAATAGGAAATGAGCTGAAGGAAATCCTTGGTACAGATGATGTGGCTGTGGTCATTGACGCCCATCATATGTGCGTATCCTCCCGCGGAGTACAGGATGTAAACAGTAAGACCGTGACCTCTTTTTATAGCGGGAAGTTTGATAAAGATGATGGTACTAGAAAGGAATTTATGCAGTATATAGCATTGAAATAA
- a CDS encoding DUF3472 domain-containing protein — MRQRYFMILSQVILTVCVSCATEITDPIVENNDTTATDVVYKDFFIPANKSYMEPWDGQAPAMQYNPDADQDVVTGWQSLDHDLVGYYELSPGQYITGLSLKTAAGEQTDFQLTISSPNDVAFQAVSTASLAGKGDFEEIIFDTIQVAQTGFYRFELSPISKSGSEVAEVERFVFRTESGSARYAHWLSSPSVHLSFKPGDQVSRDYDWLYGQINVPQGYDPMYTFYMCIGFYRGYFGIQVNSATERRVLFSVWDSSDVPDDREDVDPEDLVTLIDKGDQVHAGGFGNEGTGGQSYWKYPWETAVPVKFIMNVRRNNDNTVLLSAWFMDVESEGWKYMATWKAPQEQRYFDGFYSFLENFGNRNGQKVRMAEYYNMWGKEVGGSWINFNRATMTHTDGVPEGRDDYAGGLLDGASQRFYMSSGGYTHADEQAVSTATASANAPAADLTALSARVDKALDNQVIPFDKAAWIVTDFSSEEVSGEGADNGHAADAIDDNPATFWHSQWAGANPGYPHHITLDLGQELTAKGLLIQNRSKQNGRPKTVQVQVSDDNQTWSSLGTLSFPLDGGAVDFTNSENFRFIKLTITEGYHDGTESDFFVHAAEIGLY, encoded by the coding sequence ATGAGACAACGATATTTTATGATTTTATCGCAGGTGATTTTGACTGTATGCGTGTCCTGTGCGACAGAAATCACAGATCCAATTGTAGAGAATAATGATACCACGGCTACTGATGTGGTCTATAAAGACTTCTTCATTCCGGCAAATAAATCCTATATGGAGCCTTGGGATGGCCAGGCCCCGGCCATGCAGTACAATCCAGATGCTGACCAAGATGTGGTCACTGGGTGGCAATCCCTGGATCATGACCTAGTGGGCTACTACGAGCTCAGTCCGGGCCAGTACATCACAGGACTCTCCCTTAAGACAGCAGCTGGCGAGCAGACCGATTTTCAATTGACTATTTCTTCCCCAAATGACGTGGCGTTTCAGGCCGTTTCTACGGCGTCGCTGGCGGGTAAAGGGGATTTTGAGGAAATCATATTCGATACCATTCAAGTCGCCCAGACCGGTTTTTACAGGTTTGAACTGTCCCCCATTTCCAAGTCAGGCTCGGAAGTGGCAGAGGTGGAGCGTTTTGTGTTCAGGACAGAAAGTGGATCGGCTCGTTACGCCCATTGGCTTTCTTCGCCATCGGTACACTTGAGCTTCAAACCCGGTGATCAGGTCTCCCGAGATTACGATTGGCTCTATGGCCAAATCAATGTGCCGCAAGGGTACGATCCCATGTATACCTTTTACATGTGCATAGGGTTTTATAGGGGCTATTTTGGGATTCAGGTAAATAGCGCAACCGAAAGAAGGGTGCTGTTTTCGGTTTGGGACAGCTCGGATGTACCGGATGACCGTGAAGATGTGGATCCGGAGGATTTGGTTACGCTGATTGATAAAGGTGACCAGGTACACGCAGGTGGGTTTGGCAACGAGGGAACAGGAGGACAGTCTTACTGGAAATACCCTTGGGAAACAGCCGTTCCTGTAAAATTCATCATGAATGTCCGCCGTAACAATGACAACACCGTGCTGTTGTCTGCTTGGTTTATGGATGTGGAGAGCGAAGGGTGGAAATACATGGCCACTTGGAAGGCCCCACAAGAGCAACGGTATTTTGATGGGTTTTATTCATTTTTAGAAAACTTCGGCAATCGAAACGGTCAAAAGGTAAGGATGGCAGAGTATTACAATATGTGGGGAAAGGAAGTAGGAGGAAGCTGGATCAACTTTAATCGTGCTACCATGACCCATACTGACGGAGTGCCCGAAGGTAGGGACGATTATGCTGGGGGGCTTTTGGACGGGGCATCACAGCGGTTTTATATGAGTTCTGGAGGATATACCCATGCAGATGAACAAGCAGTCAGTACCGCCACTGCTTCGGCCAATGCACCTGCGGCAGACCTTACTGCTTTGTCCGCAAGGGTAGACAAGGCCTTGGATAATCAGGTCATTCCCTTTGACAAAGCAGCATGGATCGTGACGGATTTTTCGTCCGAAGAGGTCTCTGGTGAAGGAGCAGACAATGGCCACGCAGCAGATGCCATCGATGACAATCCCGCTACTTTTTGGCATAGTCAGTGGGCTGGTGCCAATCCGGGTTATCCGCATCACATCACCTTGGATCTAGGGCAGGAATTGACCGCTAAGGGATTACTGATTCAAAACCGGTCAAAACAAAACGGTCGTCCGAAAACCGTCCAAGTGCAAGTAAGTGATGATAACCAGACATGGAGCTCCCTCGGGACGCTGAGCTTTCCCCTAGATGGAGGGGCGGTGGATTTTACTAATTCTGAAAATTTTAGGTTCATAAAATTGACTATTACCGAAGGGTATCACGATGGGACTGAAAGTGACTTTTTCGTGCATGCTGCAGAAATAGGCCTGTACTGA